In a single window of the Bos taurus isolate L1 Dominette 01449 registration number 42190680 breed Hereford chromosome 23, ARS-UCD2.0, whole genome shotgun sequence genome:
- the DNPH1 gene encoding LOW QUALITY PROTEIN: 5-hydroxymethyl-dUMP N-hydrolase (The sequence of the model RefSeq protein was modified relative to this genomic sequence to represent the inferred CDS: deleted 1 base in 1 codon) — translation MAAAAAAGTVDPGRLSLYFCGSIRGGREDRELYVRIVSRLRRFGVVLTEHVAAAEVDESGEEAAGGDKLIHDRDLAWLQQADVVVAEVTQPSLGVGYELGRAVALHKPVLCLFRPKSGRVLSAMIRGAANGSGSRFQVWDYEEAEVEALLDRYFEAYPPEQVAASPDPTA, via the exons atggcggcggcggcggcggctggaaCCGTGGATCCGGGTCGTCTCTCCCTGTACTTCTGCGGGAGTATCCGTGGCGGACGCGAGGATCGGGAACTGTACGTGCGCATCGTGTCTCGCCTCCGGCGCTTCGGGGTGGTGCTTACCGAGCATGTGGCGGCCGCCGAGGTGGACGAGAGCG GGGAAGAGGCTGCTGGAGGCGACAAGCTCATCCATGATCGGGACCTGGCCTGGCTGCAGCAGGCAGATG TGGTCGTGGCAGAAGTGACCCAGCCCTCTCTGGGGGTAGGCTATGAGCTGGGCCGGGCCGTAGCCCTCCACAAACCAGTCCTGTGCCTGTTTCGCCCAAAGTCTGGCCGAG TGCTCTCAGCCATGATCCGGGGAGCAGCCAATGGCTCC GGTTCCAGGTTCCAGGTGTGGGACTACGAGGAAGCAGAAGTGGAGGCCCTGCTAGATCGGTACTTTGAGGCGTATCCTCCTGAGCAGGTGGCTGCCTCTCCTGACCCAACAGCTTGA